A region from the Treponema pallidum subsp. pallidum str. Nichols genome encodes:
- the mreC gene encoding rod shape-determining protein MreC yields MEKAFFFRIDSDLFTFIVFLLVSSGLLVFSGGELIVSFRDVGFSVTSRVEKAAASVSFFVTHTVKTLKTLSEVQRRYEVLREQLKDYEFLQGSRESLRKENQRLRAMLGFSRELSTRNIPAEIIGFDPDNLYSGIVVSRGARHGVRKNMPVVAFQSDTLGLVGKVVQVSRTTSMIVPLYHYQFYVAGKLERAQYRGLISGQGGSDFPLLMRYVKKHGQGSIRVGDLVVTSGENYPFPKDVPVGKVRDIKLHDHETSLELSLDPVLDLFRLEYVFILDLSLSQEGPHG; encoded by the coding sequence GTGGAAAAGGCTTTTTTTTTTAGAATAGACTCTGATCTATTCACCTTTATCGTGTTTTTGCTTGTTTCCTCAGGTCTCTTGGTCTTCTCAGGAGGGGAGCTGATTGTAAGCTTTAGGGATGTGGGGTTCTCCGTTACCTCCCGCGTGGAGAAGGCTGCAGCTTCGGTTTCTTTTTTTGTTACTCATACGGTCAAGACGTTGAAAACCCTCTCAGAGGTGCAAAGGCGGTACGAGGTCTTGCGCGAACAACTGAAAGACTACGAATTCTTGCAAGGATCACGCGAAAGTTTGAGAAAGGAAAATCAAAGGCTACGCGCCATGCTTGGGTTTTCCCGCGAGCTTTCAACGCGCAACATTCCTGCAGAGATTATAGGTTTTGACCCCGACAATTTGTACTCCGGTATTGTTGTTAGCAGGGGTGCGCGGCACGGGGTGCGCAAGAATATGCCTGTTGTTGCATTTCAAAGTGACACATTGGGGTTGGTTGGAAAAGTGGTGCAGGTTTCGCGTACCACGAGTATGATAGTGCCGCTTTATCACTACCAATTCTATGTTGCCGGAAAACTTGAGCGTGCTCAGTATCGGGGATTGATTAGTGGACAGGGGGGTAGTGACTTTCCCCTTCTAATGCGTTATGTGAAGAAGCACGGACAGGGAAGTATTCGTGTCGGCGACCTCGTGGTAACTTCGGGGGAAAATTATCCTTTCCCGAAAGATGTACCCGTCGGGAAGGTGCGGGACATTAAACTCCACGACCATGAAACTTCTCTTGAACTTTCTCTTGACCCCGTTTTAGACCTTTTCCGTTTGGAATACGTTTTTATCCTCGACCTGTCCTTGTCCCAAGAAGGACCGCACGGATGA
- the mreD gene encoding rod shape-determining protein MreD yields MIRLIAWSVGTSFLFSIVEMAVFVHVSYLSIMPDLVLLVVLFTSIHNGVVAGIWTGFIAGIIFDFLSISPFGLHSFVFTTIGFMVGKVQGRYHIDRVFAPAVLAGFAMIFKVGLVLVLRGVFGPNIQVYSVFSRQLWIEMTLNIVFVPFVFGLLNMFPTTFLYKRFSS; encoded by the coding sequence ATGATACGGCTCATCGCCTGGTCTGTAGGTACCTCTTTTCTTTTTAGCATTGTAGAGATGGCAGTGTTCGTACACGTTTCGTACTTATCCATTATGCCAGATCTCGTCTTGCTCGTAGTACTGTTCACGAGCATTCACAATGGCGTGGTGGCAGGGATATGGACTGGATTTATTGCAGGAATTATTTTTGACTTCCTTTCTATCTCTCCCTTTGGTTTGCATTCGTTCGTTTTCACCACTATAGGCTTTATGGTAGGAAAGGTGCAGGGAAGATATCATATCGATAGAGTATTCGCCCCCGCGGTACTGGCAGGCTTTGCAATGATTTTCAAGGTGGGATTGGTGTTGGTATTGCGAGGAGTGTTTGGTCCAAATATCCAAGTGTATAGCGTGTTTTCACGGCAGCTTTGGATAGAAATGACGTTGAATATTGTGTTTGTCCCCTTTGTATTCGGGCTTTTGAATATGTTTCCGACCACTTTTCTTTATAAGAGGTTTTCTTCGTAG
- the mrdA gene encoding penicillin-binding protein 2, which translates to MRYFSLLPDRHMLFRIKVLTWLVVLVMLLYMRQLFVIQIVRGDSFKKKSLNISQRSKVIPAQRGEIFDRHADLPMVLNVNSFAVDMIPGEVPPEQFDTVLNKLSHILRVPISDIRKKIPDAVRRSFQTVELRSNVSYEDITAIAQIIDELPGVSWYSKPVRNYVETGSFAHVIGYVGEITKEELKRFYSKGYRPNSLIGKAGIEKEYDEVLRGKEGHEYRTVDARGRYIENTSVTNPPRMGNNLVLTIDRRIQKLAEDALGPRIGAAVVLKPTTGEVLAMVSYPYFDQNIFTQHNAHELYAQLSHDTRFPLLNRVVNASYPPASTFKIVMSTAILAEKAFPHEKTVDCPGEIEYGNRLFRCHIRKPGHGKVDLRRALEQSCDIYYWTVCRDYLGIDRMISYINDFGFGKSARIDLPSQTEGMVPTPKWKERRFHEKWLDGDTMNLAIGQGYMLVSPLQVANMVAMTVNNGVIYRPHLLKEIRDSRTNEVLFRHKPEVLKTAKIPAEIFEHVRADMHSVVTRGSSQYAMKNKTVSLAGKTGTAEVGFHNRWHSWMAAYGPYHRPPDEAVVVVVLVEARNEWEWWAPFATNIIFQGIFANEDYEQAVESLKSYGISLGVPARSRQE; encoded by the coding sequence ATGCGTTATTTTTCTCTCCTTCCTGATCGTCATATGCTTTTTAGGATAAAGGTTCTCACCTGGCTCGTCGTGCTGGTTATGCTGTTGTACATGCGGCAGCTGTTTGTCATTCAAATCGTGCGGGGGGATTCGTTCAAAAAAAAATCGCTGAACATATCTCAGCGTAGTAAAGTAATTCCTGCACAACGGGGGGAGATTTTTGATCGCCACGCGGATCTGCCCATGGTGCTGAATGTCAATTCGTTTGCAGTTGATATGATCCCCGGAGAGGTTCCGCCTGAGCAGTTCGATACGGTGCTCAACAAATTGTCGCATATTCTGCGCGTACCTATTTCGGATATTCGAAAGAAAATTCCTGATGCGGTCCGCCGTTCATTTCAAACGGTGGAGTTGCGCAGTAACGTGAGTTACGAGGACATCACTGCTATCGCCCAAATAATTGATGAACTGCCGGGCGTTTCTTGGTATTCAAAACCAGTACGAAATTACGTTGAAACAGGATCATTCGCTCACGTTATCGGATATGTGGGGGAGATTACAAAAGAAGAGCTCAAACGATTTTACAGTAAAGGGTACAGGCCCAACAGTCTCATTGGAAAGGCTGGAATTGAAAAAGAATACGACGAGGTCCTGAGAGGGAAAGAGGGACACGAGTACCGGACCGTCGATGCCCGTGGGCGATACATAGAAAACACTTCGGTTACTAACCCTCCTCGCATGGGTAATAACCTCGTGCTCACCATCGATCGGCGTATACAAAAACTTGCAGAAGACGCGCTCGGTCCTCGTATCGGAGCGGCAGTGGTACTGAAACCGACAACGGGAGAAGTACTTGCTATGGTATCTTATCCGTACTTTGACCAAAACATTTTCACTCAGCATAACGCCCACGAACTGTATGCGCAGCTTTCACATGATACACGGTTCCCTCTGCTTAACCGTGTTGTGAATGCAAGTTACCCGCCTGCGTCGACGTTCAAGATTGTCATGTCAACCGCTATTTTGGCAGAGAAGGCATTCCCCCATGAAAAGACGGTGGACTGTCCAGGAGAGATCGAGTATGGCAATCGCTTATTTCGCTGTCATATCAGAAAGCCTGGGCACGGCAAGGTAGATCTCCGTCGTGCGCTTGAGCAGTCGTGTGATATTTATTACTGGACAGTCTGTCGAGACTATCTTGGCATCGACCGCATGATTTCGTACATCAACGATTTTGGATTTGGCAAATCGGCGCGCATCGATTTACCCAGTCAAACAGAGGGTATGGTTCCAACACCGAAATGGAAAGAACGTCGGTTTCATGAAAAATGGTTGGATGGAGACACTATGAATCTCGCTATCGGGCAGGGTTACATGCTTGTCTCGCCTCTGCAGGTGGCAAACATGGTCGCGATGACCGTTAACAATGGCGTCATTTATCGGCCCCATTTACTCAAGGAAATTCGGGACTCTCGTACTAACGAAGTGCTATTTAGGCATAAACCTGAGGTATTAAAGACAGCAAAAATTCCTGCAGAGATATTCGAGCACGTGCGCGCAGATATGCATTCGGTTGTCACGCGTGGCTCCTCCCAGTATGCAATGAAAAATAAGACCGTGTCCCTGGCAGGGAAAACTGGTACTGCAGAAGTAGGTTTTCACAATCGGTGGCATTCGTGGATGGCAGCGTATGGGCCTTATCATCGCCCCCCGGATGAAGCGGTGGTCGTTGTGGTACTGGTAGAGGCAAGAAACGAATGGGAATGGTGGGCGCCGTTTGCAACCAATATCATTTTTCAGGGTATTTTTGCGAATGAGGATTATGAGCAAGCAGTTGAGTCGCTCAAGTCGTACGGCATTTCCCTTGGGGTGCCGGCAAGGAGTCGGCAGGAATGA
- the rodA gene encoding rod shape-determining protein RodA, which translates to MRIRGVSDFDYLLLLTMLALTSIGILFIYSSGVNSEGHVISREYLKQIVWAVMGVVLMLSVSMYDYHRFKDRTTLIFAGFILLLIYTRLFGRYVNGAKSWIGVGEFGIQISEFAKIAYILYLAHYLVYSQSEPMLKRFAKAGVITLLPMALILSQPDLGTASVYLPIFLVMCFIAGFPLRLIFAVVCVVLLTLLFTLLPLWEQTFLQYQGVATRIADSRMLSLFVFFSLSATSAVAVVGYLLSGRKYYYWITYALGMVSISYGASLLGVRVLKPYQMMRLIIFLNPEVDPLKAGWHIIQSMIAIGSGGAFGMGYLRGPQSHYRFLPQQSTDFIFSILSEEWGFVGGVIVFGLYLLFFLHTLSIMSHVDDLYGKLIASGVLGMFLFHFVVNVGMTMGIMPITGIPLLLLSYGGSSLWTAMIATGLLMSINARQL; encoded by the coding sequence ATGAGGATTCGCGGTGTCAGTGATTTTGACTACCTATTGCTTCTGACCATGCTGGCGTTGACCAGCATTGGTATCTTGTTCATCTATTCTTCCGGGGTAAATTCAGAGGGACACGTTATTTCCAGAGAATACCTAAAACAAATAGTGTGGGCCGTCATGGGTGTGGTGCTCATGCTTTCTGTGAGCATGTACGACTACCACAGGTTCAAGGATAGAACAACGCTTATTTTTGCAGGTTTTATATTGCTGCTGATATACACGCGGTTGTTTGGGCGGTATGTAAATGGTGCAAAAAGCTGGATCGGTGTGGGAGAATTCGGCATTCAGATTTCTGAGTTTGCAAAGATCGCGTACATATTATACTTAGCGCACTATCTTGTTTATTCTCAGAGTGAGCCTATGCTTAAGCGCTTTGCGAAAGCGGGGGTGATTACCTTGCTGCCCATGGCGCTCATATTGTCTCAGCCGGATCTCGGCACTGCATCCGTGTACCTGCCGATTTTTCTCGTTATGTGTTTTATTGCAGGATTTCCTCTCCGTTTGATTTTCGCGGTGGTTTGTGTGGTCCTCCTGACTTTGCTCTTTACACTGTTGCCCCTTTGGGAGCAAACCTTTTTGCAATACCAGGGGGTGGCTACGCGCATTGCAGATTCGCGTATGCTGTCGCTGTTTGTGTTTTTTTCTCTCAGCGCTACGTCTGCGGTAGCGGTGGTAGGGTACCTGCTCTCTGGAAGAAAATACTACTACTGGATTACTTACGCTTTGGGAATGGTGAGTATTTCTTATGGCGCATCGCTGCTGGGAGTTCGGGTTTTAAAACCGTATCAGATGATGCGCCTGATCATTTTTCTCAATCCCGAGGTAGATCCACTCAAAGCGGGATGGCACATTATCCAGTCAATGATCGCTATTGGCAGTGGCGGTGCGTTTGGAATGGGGTACTTGAGAGGACCGCAGAGCCATTATCGATTTTTACCGCAGCAGAGTACTGATTTTATCTTCAGCATTCTTTCTGAAGAGTGGGGTTTTGTTGGCGGGGTGATAGTGTTTGGTTTGTATCTGTTGTTCTTTCTGCATACGCTTTCCATCATGAGTCACGTTGATGATTTGTACGGTAAGCTCATCGCAAGCGGTGTGTTGGGTATGTTCCTTTTTCACTTTGTAGTTAACGTGGGCATGACCATGGGAATCATGCCCATTACGGGTATTCCTCTGTTGCTCCTTTCGTATGGTGGATCGTCTCTGTGGACCGCGATGATTGCAACGGGACTCTTGATGAGTATCAATGCAAGGCAGTTGTAA